One Peterkaempfera bronchialis DNA window includes the following coding sequences:
- a CDS encoding IclR family transcriptional regulator, giving the protein MSVPSTAAAGGSQVKSALRTVELLEFFARRPGMHSLAEVQAALSYPKSSLYMLLRTLVELGWVETDGTGTRYGIGVRALLVGASYIDGDEAVAAARPVLDRLADDTTETIHFARLDGTDVVYLSTRQSQHSLRPFTRVGRRLPAHATSLGKALLATHTDDQVRQLLPERLEAVTEHTITDRERLIEELRTVQEHGYAVDREENTAGLRCFGIAVPYRSPARDAVSCSVPVARLTPGREQMIRDALFDARDRLTLACRHL; this is encoded by the coding sequence ATGTCCGTGCCGAGCACCGCCGCAGCGGGCGGCTCCCAGGTGAAGTCCGCACTGCGGACGGTCGAGCTGCTGGAGTTCTTCGCCCGCCGGCCCGGAATGCACAGCCTCGCCGAGGTACAGGCGGCTCTGAGCTACCCGAAGAGCAGCCTCTACATGCTGCTGCGCACCCTGGTCGAGCTGGGCTGGGTGGAGACCGACGGCACCGGCACCCGGTACGGGATCGGGGTGCGGGCGCTGCTGGTGGGCGCCTCGTACATCGACGGTGACGAGGCGGTGGCGGCGGCCCGACCGGTCCTGGACCGGCTGGCCGACGACACCACCGAGACCATCCACTTCGCCCGGCTGGACGGCACGGACGTGGTCTACCTCTCGACCCGCCAGTCCCAGCACAGCCTGCGGCCGTTCACCCGGGTGGGGCGGCGACTGCCCGCGCATGCCACCTCGCTCGGCAAGGCGCTGCTGGCCACGCACACCGACGACCAGGTGCGGCAGCTGCTGCCGGAGCGGCTGGAGGCGGTCACCGAGCACACCATCACCGACCGCGAGCGGCTGATCGAGGAGCTGCGGACGGTCCAGGAGCACGGCTATGCGGTCGACCGCGAGGAGAACACCGCCGGCCTGCGCTGCTTCGGCATCGCCGTCCCGTACCGCAGCCCCGCCCGGGACGCGGTGAGCTGCTCGGTGCCGGTGGCCAGGCTCACCCCCGGCCGGGAGCAGATGATCCGGGACGCCCTCTTCGACGCCCGGGACCGGCTCACCCTGGCCTGCCGGCACCTGTAG
- a CDS encoding aldehyde dehydrogenase (NADP(+)), producing MDTAPVWSADPRTGEQREQVAVESSAADVDTAVRAAAAALPALADRAVRRELLRTAAALLEESADEVIATADAETALGTGRLTGELARTCYQLRAFADVVADGSYLGVVIDHADPAAQPAPRPDLRRIKVPLGVVAVFAASNFPLAFSVPGGDTASALAAGCPVVVKAHPDHPATSALCARILRRAAAKAGLPEDVVGLVHGFEAGPALVRHPLTAAVGFTGSVRGGRALYDIAAARPRPIPFHGELGSLNPVVVTERAADTRAEEIGTGLAGSYTLGMGQFCVKPGLVLLPAGAAGDAVATATATAAAKAPTGPLLDPRMREAFLSGVRTRAGLPEVERLLPADETPADETPTGGAPLAVRPALLAVPAARLADGGAHDLLLDECFGPVTVLVRYRSTAELTAVLARLEGNLTATVQLAPDEHGAETADLLARLTPLAGRVVVDSWPTGVTVAPAMQHGGPYPASTSGSTSVGATAIERWLRPVVYQNTPQPLLPAELHDANPLGITRLVDGVLEG from the coding sequence GTGGATACCGCCCCAGTATGGAGCGCCGACCCGCGCACCGGAGAGCAGCGCGAACAGGTCGCGGTGGAGTCCTCGGCCGCCGACGTCGACACCGCCGTACGCGCGGCAGCCGCCGCCCTGCCCGCCCTCGCGGACCGGGCCGTACGCAGGGAGCTGCTGCGCACCGCCGCCGCCCTGCTGGAGGAGTCGGCCGACGAGGTGATCGCCACCGCCGACGCCGAGACGGCGCTCGGCACCGGCCGCCTCACCGGGGAACTCGCCCGCACCTGCTACCAGTTGAGGGCCTTCGCCGATGTGGTGGCGGACGGCTCCTACCTCGGCGTGGTGATCGACCACGCCGACCCCGCCGCCCAGCCCGCGCCCCGCCCGGACCTGCGCCGGATCAAGGTGCCGCTGGGCGTCGTCGCGGTCTTCGCTGCCAGCAACTTCCCGCTCGCCTTCAGCGTCCCCGGCGGGGACACCGCCAGCGCCCTGGCCGCCGGCTGCCCCGTGGTGGTCAAGGCCCACCCCGACCACCCGGCCACCAGCGCTCTCTGCGCCCGCATCCTGCGCCGCGCCGCCGCCAAGGCCGGACTGCCGGAGGACGTCGTCGGCCTGGTCCACGGCTTCGAGGCGGGCCCCGCGCTGGTACGCCACCCGCTCACCGCCGCCGTCGGCTTCACCGGCTCGGTGCGCGGCGGGCGCGCGCTGTACGACATCGCCGCCGCCCGGCCCCGCCCCATCCCCTTCCACGGCGAACTGGGCAGCCTCAACCCGGTGGTGGTCACCGAGCGGGCCGCCGACACCCGCGCCGAGGAGATCGGCACCGGCCTGGCCGGGTCCTACACCCTGGGCATGGGTCAGTTCTGCGTCAAGCCCGGCCTGGTGCTGCTCCCGGCCGGCGCAGCCGGCGACGCGGTCGCCACCGCGACCGCCACCGCGGCGGCCAAGGCCCCGACCGGCCCGCTGCTGGACCCCCGGATGCGGGAGGCGTTCCTGTCCGGCGTCCGCACCCGGGCCGGACTGCCCGAGGTGGAGCGGCTGCTGCCCGCCGACGAGACCCCCGCCGACGAGACCCCCACCGGCGGCGCCCCGCTCGCCGTGCGCCCCGCCCTGCTTGCGGTGCCCGCCGCCAGGCTCGCCGACGGCGGCGCCCACGACCTGCTGCTGGACGAGTGCTTCGGCCCGGTCACCGTGCTCGTGCGCTACCGCTCCACAGCGGAGCTGACGGCGGTGCTCGCCCGCCTGGAGGGCAACCTCACCGCCACCGTCCAACTCGCCCCCGACGAGCACGGCGCCGAGACCGCCGACCTGCTCGCCCGGCTCACCCCGCTGGCCGGACGGGTGGTGGTCGACTCCTGGCCCACCGGCGTCACGGTCGCCCCCGCCATGCAGCACGGCGGCCCCTACCCCGCCTCCACCAGCGGCTCGACCTCGGTCGGCGCCACCGCGATCGAGCGCTGGCTGCGCCCGGTCGTCTACCAGAACACCCCGCAGCCGCTGCTCCCGGCGGAGCTGCACGACGCCAACCCGCTGGGCATCACCCGCCTGGTGGACGGCGTCCTGGAGGGCTGA
- a CDS encoding cytochrome P450 produces MAADTLLHRITDYANRADPYPLYAELRESKVARQDDGSYLVGTYHDIAALLHDPRISSDRRNRTVPDLIDTADEGLPPSFIAVDDPEHDRLRRLAMRPFGPPHTPGRIDGMYEAITQVAEDLIAGFQGRDRIDIVDDFAYPLPVTVICRLLGVPRDDEPRFHAWSNTIVESLDPSPGQNPEEHRHAGREARRAMGLYLGELAEGRRGHPSDDLLSAFVNDDGPDGRLTRPELMTTAVLLLIAGHETTVNLITNGMLTLLRHPEELERLRGAPELMPRAVEELLRYEPPVQMLPQRTPLADLEVSGTAVPRGAPLILMLASGNRDPVRFRDPDRFDPTREDNRHFGFGSGIHNCFGAPLARLETQIALHALLRHLDRPRLVEDPPPYRSSPVLRGPRHLPIER; encoded by the coding sequence ATGGCTGCGGACACCCTGCTGCACCGGATCACCGACTACGCCAACCGCGCCGACCCCTATCCGCTCTACGCCGAACTCCGCGAGAGCAAGGTGGCGCGGCAGGACGACGGCAGCTATCTGGTCGGCACCTACCACGACATCGCAGCCCTGCTCCATGACCCGCGCATCAGCTCCGACCGCCGCAACCGCACCGTCCCGGACCTGATCGACACCGCCGACGAGGGGCTGCCGCCGTCCTTCATCGCGGTCGACGACCCCGAACACGACCGGCTCCGCCGCCTCGCGATGCGGCCCTTCGGCCCGCCCCACACCCCGGGCCGGATCGATGGCATGTACGAGGCCATCACCCAGGTCGCCGAGGACCTCATCGCCGGCTTCCAGGGCAGGGACCGGATCGACATCGTCGACGACTTCGCCTATCCGCTCCCGGTCACCGTGATCTGCCGGCTGCTGGGCGTACCGCGCGACGACGAACCCCGGTTCCACGCCTGGTCGAACACGATCGTCGAGAGCCTCGACCCCTCCCCCGGCCAGAACCCCGAGGAGCACCGGCACGCGGGCCGGGAGGCCCGCCGGGCGATGGGCCTGTACCTGGGGGAGCTGGCCGAGGGGCGCCGCGGCCACCCGTCCGACGACCTGCTCTCCGCATTCGTCAACGACGACGGCCCCGATGGGCGGCTCACCCGGCCGGAGCTGATGACCACCGCCGTCCTGCTGCTCATCGCCGGCCATGAGACGACCGTCAACCTGATCACCAATGGCATGCTCACCCTGCTGCGCCACCCCGAGGAGCTGGAACGGCTGCGCGGCGCACCCGAGTTGATGCCCCGGGCGGTGGAGGAGCTGCTGCGCTATGAGCCGCCCGTGCAGATGCTGCCGCAGCGCACCCCGCTGGCCGACCTCGAGGTCTCCGGCACCGCCGTCCCCCGGGGCGCCCCGCTCATCCTGATGCTTGCCTCCGGCAACCGGGACCCGGTGCGGTTCCGCGACCCCGACCGCTTCGACCCGACCCGCGAGGACAACCGGCACTTCGGCTTCGGCAGCGGCATCCACAACTGCTTCGGCGCCCCGCTCGCCCGGCTGGAGACGCAGATCGCGCTTCATGCGCTGCTCCGGCACCTGGACAGGCCCCGGCTGGTCGAGGATCCGCCCCCGTACCGGAGCAGCCCGGTGCTGCGCGGTCCCCGCCACCTGCCGATCGAGCGCTGA
- a CDS encoding NAD(P)/FAD-dependent oxidoreductase encodes MSDDLRKGRIVIVGASLAGLRAAETLREEGFTGSLTLVGEEPHGPYDRPPLSKQVLLGRVAAADTRLPRRRAVDARWRLGVRATGVDPIERRVLLSDGGELPFDRLLIATGTRARPWPNPAEAALDGVFTLRTSDDAAGLAERLAAGPRRVLVIGAGFTGSEIASACRERGIEVTVAERGPAPLVGALGGTLGALAATLQRAHGVDLRCGVTVTALKGDGRLTGAELSDGSTIDADVAVVALGAVRNTEWLADSGLAAGRLGVACDAGCRAFDMYGIVTDEIFVAGDVARFPHPLFEYQMLSLEHWGNAVAQAEVAAHNMVNPGPRRLPHLAVPAFWSSQFGLNIKSVGVPTFSDQVVIAQGSLREARLVAVYGYRGRVTAAVSVNRAKWLEYYRHLIETAAPFPPEPGAADRPETLAPVPSAVPDPKVLSHGPTVALTGHLPDRRLTLLRPAG; translated from the coding sequence ATGTCCGATGACCTGCGCAAGGGGCGGATCGTCATCGTCGGCGCGTCGCTGGCCGGGCTGCGCGCCGCCGAGACGCTGCGCGAGGAGGGCTTCACCGGCTCGCTGACCCTGGTCGGGGAGGAGCCCCACGGCCCGTACGACAGGCCGCCGCTCTCCAAGCAGGTGCTGCTCGGCCGGGTGGCGGCAGCGGACACCCGGCTGCCCCGGCGCCGTGCGGTGGACGCCCGGTGGAGGCTCGGCGTACGCGCCACCGGGGTCGACCCCATCGAGCGGCGGGTCCTGCTCTCCGACGGCGGGGAGCTGCCCTTCGACCGGCTGCTGATCGCCACCGGGACCCGGGCCCGGCCCTGGCCCAACCCCGCCGAGGCCGCCCTGGACGGCGTCTTCACGCTGCGCACCAGCGATGACGCGGCCGGTCTGGCCGAGCGGCTGGCCGCCGGGCCGCGACGGGTGCTGGTGATCGGCGCCGGGTTCACCGGTTCGGAGATCGCCTCCGCCTGCCGGGAGCGCGGGATCGAGGTGACGGTCGCCGAGCGCGGCCCCGCCCCGCTGGTCGGCGCGCTCGGCGGGACGCTCGGGGCGCTGGCCGCGACCTTGCAGCGCGCCCATGGCGTCGATCTGCGCTGCGGGGTGACGGTCACCGCGCTGAAGGGCGACGGCCGGCTCACCGGCGCCGAGCTCTCCGACGGCTCCACGATCGACGCCGACGTCGCCGTGGTCGCCCTGGGAGCCGTCCGCAACACCGAATGGCTGGCCGACTCCGGGCTCGCCGCAGGCCGGCTCGGGGTGGCCTGCGACGCGGGGTGCCGCGCCTTCGACATGTACGGCATCGTCACCGACGAGATCTTCGTCGCCGGGGACGTGGCCCGCTTCCCGCACCCGCTCTTCGAGTACCAGATGCTCTCCCTGGAGCACTGGGGCAATGCGGTGGCACAGGCCGAGGTGGCGGCGCACAACATGGTCAACCCCGGGCCGCGCAGACTCCCGCACCTGGCGGTACCGGCCTTCTGGTCCAGCCAGTTCGGGCTCAACATCAAGTCGGTCGGCGTGCCCACCTTCTCCGACCAGGTGGTCATCGCCCAGGGCTCGCTGAGGGAGGCTCGGCTGGTCGCCGTCTACGGCTACCGGGGGCGCGTCACGGCGGCCGTGAGCGTCAACCGGGCCAAGTGGCTGGAGTACTACCGGCATCTGATCGAGACGGCGGCCCCGTTCCCGCCCGAGCCCGGCGCCGCCGACCGGCCGGAGACCCTGGCCCCCGTCCCCTCCGCCGTGCCGGACCCGAAGGTGCTCTCGCACGGCCCGACCGTCGCCCTCACCGGTCATCTGCCCGACCGGCGCCTGACCCTGCTGCGGCCGGCCGGCTGA
- a CDS encoding ferredoxin produces the protein MNIVVDLNRCQGYAQCAFLAPDVFEMHGEEALLYTPVAPEQQRERVRRAVAACPVQAILVDDGEADADVR, from the coding sequence ATGAACATCGTCGTCGACCTCAACCGCTGCCAGGGCTATGCGCAGTGCGCGTTCCTCGCCCCGGACGTCTTCGAGATGCATGGCGAGGAGGCCCTGCTGTACACCCCGGTCGCCCCGGAGCAGCAGCGCGAACGCGTCCGCCGGGCCGTGGCGGCCTGCCCGGTGCAGGCCATCCTGGTGGACGACGGGGAGGCGGACGCCGATGTCCGATGA
- a CDS encoding ABC transporter substrate-binding protein, protein MAMAGALAGCGSGSTEARDTGGTITAYIYGDDSVDVQRAAVASFNKTSSVKVKLVEIPGADYVDKLREAMNSTSAPDIFFNWGGGSIKPYVDKGQLVDFTDLIQDDPKLNSAFLPSVLKAGGLKDRIYGIPMRGMQPVILFYNKSVFAQNHLKPPKTWDELEQIMATLKGKGITPFALGGANTWPELMWLEYLVDRIGGAKVFAKIQDGDSSGWGDPAVLKAAETVKQLVDDGAFGSDFTRVSYTTGAAPTLFAKGKAAMHLMGSWEYSTQLGKYPEFAKNNMGWTAFPTVAGGARNAADVVGNPSNYWSINTHTKHKDAAIEFVKTMASEDYAMSLVKNGDIPTSSIAGLMLTSAPNPELASFQYVMVQTAPAFTLSWDQALPADRSTPMLEEVSKLFSGKTTPKEFVAAMKAVK, encoded by the coding sequence ATGGCGATGGCAGGTGCCCTCGCCGGATGCGGCTCCGGCAGCACCGAAGCACGCGACACGGGCGGCACCATCACCGCCTACATCTACGGCGACGACTCGGTGGACGTCCAGCGGGCCGCCGTGGCCAGCTTCAACAAGACGTCCTCGGTCAAGGTGAAGCTGGTCGAGATACCCGGCGCCGACTACGTCGACAAGCTGCGCGAGGCGATGAACTCGACCAGCGCCCCGGACATCTTCTTCAACTGGGGCGGCGGCTCCATCAAGCCGTATGTCGACAAGGGCCAGCTGGTCGACTTCACCGACCTGATCCAGGACGACCCCAAGCTGAACAGCGCCTTCCTGCCCTCCGTGCTCAAGGCCGGCGGCCTGAAGGACCGGATCTACGGCATCCCGATGCGAGGGATGCAGCCGGTGATCCTCTTCTACAACAAGTCCGTCTTCGCACAGAACCACCTCAAGCCGCCCAAGACCTGGGACGAGCTTGAGCAGATCATGGCCACCCTCAAGGGCAAGGGCATCACCCCGTTCGCGCTGGGCGGCGCCAACACCTGGCCCGAACTGATGTGGCTGGAGTACCTGGTGGACCGCATCGGCGGCGCCAAGGTCTTCGCCAAGATCCAGGACGGTGACTCCTCCGGCTGGGGCGACCCGGCAGTGCTCAAGGCGGCCGAGACCGTCAAGCAGCTCGTCGACGACGGCGCCTTCGGCTCCGACTTCACCCGTGTCTCCTACACCACCGGCGCCGCCCCGACCCTCTTCGCCAAGGGCAAGGCGGCCATGCACCTGATGGGCTCCTGGGAGTACTCGACCCAGCTGGGCAAGTACCCGGAGTTCGCCAAGAACAACATGGGCTGGACCGCCTTCCCGACCGTGGCCGGCGGCGCCCGCAACGCCGCCGACGTGGTCGGCAACCCCAGCAACTACTGGTCCATCAACACCCACACCAAGCACAAGGACGCGGCGATCGAGTTCGTCAAGACCATGGCCTCCGAGGACTATGCGATGTCCCTGGTCAAGAACGGCGACATCCCCACCTCCTCCATCGCCGGCCTGATGCTCACCTCGGCGCCCAACCCGGAACTCGCCTCCTTCCAGTACGTGATGGTGCAGACGGCGCCCGCGTTCACCCTCTCCTGGGACCAGGCGCTGCCGGCCGACCGCTCCACGCCGATGCTGGAGGAGGTCAGCAAGCTCTTCTCCGGCAAGACCACGCCGAAGGAGTTCGTGGCGGCCATGAAGGCCGTCAAGTAG
- a CDS encoding substrate-binding domain-containing protein yields the protein MVGDGAWEFVDDRGRRTGAPERPERIVGYARSAATLWDFGLRPCGLFGSQHDGARPDPVKTGAIPPGEVAYFGSGGSLDETALREARPQLVVGVVYDDDALYGLPAETARRLESDLPTVALRVGGGRSLPAILDRFRDLAVALGADPAAAPPAAAPERLTAAESTLQQAARDHPGLRILALSGDGGDSVHLARPDAWPDLRHLADQGADLLDPGAGAGKSWRSTDWDAAVELRPDVILHDVRGNASGAAELDSIPQWRQLLDGAHGRTVAWNPEAPCSPGAYADFLEAVATGING from the coding sequence GTGGTCGGCGATGGCGCATGGGAGTTCGTGGATGACCGGGGCAGGAGGACGGGTGCCCCCGAGCGTCCCGAGCGGATCGTGGGGTATGCCCGGTCCGCCGCCACCCTGTGGGACTTCGGGCTGCGCCCCTGCGGGCTGTTCGGCTCGCAGCACGACGGCGCCCGGCCCGACCCGGTGAAGACCGGCGCGATCCCGCCGGGCGAGGTGGCGTACTTCGGGTCCGGCGGCAGCCTGGACGAGACCGCCCTGCGCGAGGCCCGGCCGCAGCTCGTCGTCGGCGTCGTCTACGACGACGACGCGCTCTACGGCCTCCCCGCCGAGACCGCCCGGCGGCTGGAGAGCGACCTCCCCACCGTCGCCCTGCGGGTCGGCGGCGGCAGGTCGCTGCCCGCCATCCTGGACCGCTTCCGCGACCTGGCGGTGGCCCTCGGGGCCGACCCGGCGGCAGCTCCGCCCGCAGCGGCGCCGGAACGCCTCACCGCCGCCGAGAGCACCCTGCAACAGGCCGCGCGGGACCACCCCGGCCTGCGGATCCTCGCCCTCTCCGGAGACGGCGGCGACTCCGTACACCTCGCCCGCCCCGACGCCTGGCCGGACCTGCGCCACCTGGCCGACCAGGGAGCCGACCTGCTCGACCCCGGAGCGGGCGCAGGGAAGAGCTGGCGGTCCACCGACTGGGACGCGGCCGTGGAGCTGCGCCCCGACGTCATCCTCCACGATGTGCGCGGCAATGCGTCCGGCGCCGCAGAACTGGACTCCATCCCGCAGTGGCGGCAGCTGCTGGACGGCGCGCACGGCCGCACCGTCGCCTGGAACCCCGAAGCCCCATGCAGCCCCGGCGCCTACGCGGACTTCCTGGAGGCCGTCGCCACGGGCATCAACGGCTGA
- a CDS encoding VC0807 family protein, whose translation MSAAPVNRADPTDGRAAGGKDTSRVHFLVTILCDIVLPVALYYLLRASGRGEITSLLISGSAPALHTVYSVIRHRKIDSIGVFTVAILVLGALGSLITGSPRVALARNGAFTALAALWLLGTLFAARPFTYRALKALLPGKSDLLERLWETEASFRRVWRGLTVLWGCGLLVDAVLRVVMAYTLPVDTVPALDGALYAVTWLVLQVTTHVTLFRTGVFQMLFGKPRGTAKPPDDAEAQNPA comes from the coding sequence ATGTCCGCGGCCCCCGTGAACCGTGCCGATCCGACCGACGGCCGGGCGGCCGGCGGCAAGGACACCTCGCGCGTTCACTTTCTGGTGACCATCCTCTGCGACATCGTGCTTCCGGTGGCGCTGTACTACCTCCTCCGGGCCTCGGGGCGCGGTGAGATCACCTCGCTGCTGATCAGCGGGTCGGCGCCGGCGCTGCATACGGTCTACTCCGTCATCCGGCACCGGAAGATCGACTCCATCGGCGTCTTCACCGTCGCCATCCTGGTGCTCGGCGCCCTGGGGTCCCTCATCACCGGCAGCCCTCGGGTCGCTCTGGCGAGGAACGGCGCCTTCACGGCGCTGGCCGCGCTGTGGCTGCTGGGGACCCTCTTCGCCGCGCGGCCGTTCACCTACCGGGCACTCAAGGCCCTGCTGCCGGGCAAGTCCGACCTGCTCGAACGGCTCTGGGAGACCGAGGCGTCGTTCCGCAGGGTCTGGCGGGGGCTCACCGTGCTCTGGGGGTGCGGGCTCCTGGTCGACGCCGTCCTGCGGGTGGTGATGGCGTACACGCTTCCGGTCGACACGGTGCCCGCGCTGGACGGCGCCCTGTATGCCGTGACCTGGCTGGTCCTCCAGGTCACCACCCATGTGACGCTCTTCCGGACGGGCGTCTTCCAGATGCTCTTCGGCAAGCCTCGCGGCACCGCCAAGCCACCCGACGACGCCGAGGCCCAGAACCCGGCCTAG
- a CDS encoding TetR family transcriptional regulator, producing MGTKRGGAHGGRTLTEEARRAQIVQAAIETVAELGYPYASFSRVAKRAGLSSTGMISYYFAGKSELIAEVMATIFRVAGEITVPRMERERTYRGKLRAYIESSFTFMERYPAHTMALIEIVIGSRFRDVAAMGPVEQAVASVDALVDCLNKGRSAGEFGEFDPLVMAIAIRGAIDNALRQHMFDPDIDLARCGREIAEIFDRCTRTDPPSESTGDSQP from the coding sequence GTGGGTACGAAGCGCGGCGGGGCGCACGGCGGCCGCACCCTCACGGAAGAGGCCCGACGGGCGCAGATCGTGCAGGCGGCGATCGAGACCGTCGCGGAACTCGGCTATCCCTACGCCTCCTTCAGCCGGGTCGCCAAACGCGCGGGGCTGAGCAGCACCGGGATGATCTCCTACTACTTCGCCGGGAAGTCCGAACTCATCGCCGAAGTGATGGCCACCATCTTCCGCGTCGCCGGAGAGATCACGGTGCCCAGGATGGAGCGCGAGCGGACGTACCGGGGCAAACTGCGGGCCTACATCGAGTCCAGCTTCACCTTCATGGAGCGGTATCCGGCGCACACGATGGCCCTGATCGAGATCGTCATCGGCTCCCGGTTCCGCGACGTTGCGGCCATGGGGCCGGTCGAGCAGGCCGTCGCCTCCGTCGATGCGCTGGTCGACTGCCTCAACAAGGGGCGCAGCGCGGGCGAGTTCGGGGAGTTCGACCCGCTGGTGATGGCCATCGCCATCCGGGGCGCGATCGACAACGCGCTGCGGCAGCACATGTTCGATCCCGATATCGACCTCGCGAGATGCGGCAGAGAGATCGCGGAGATATTCGACCGCTGCACCCGCACCGATCCACCGTCCGAATCGACGGGGGACAGCCAGCCGTAG
- a CDS encoding Gfo/Idh/MocA family protein gives MRFGALGTSSIAWRRALPTLASAPGIDLVAVAGRSPEKTGRFAARFGCEASAPEALLERDDLDAVYISLPTSLHHAWTAEALRAGKHVLVEKPIAVDAAEARDLVRLAEARDLVLRENFMFLHHPQHSAVADLLAKGRLGEPSALHSAFCIPPLPPDDIRYVAELGGGALLDVGVYPLRAACLLLGGGLRVAGATLRTRASDGLDLSGQALLVSPSGVLADIGFGFEHSYRSSYSLWGDRARLTVDRAFTPPPAYQPTLVLEEQDHVEHFTLPAADQLRRCFTDFAEAVRTGGAASAPEEIRRRDDAVACMELVDAIREQALRVPVADRP, from the coding sequence GTGCGGTTCGGCGCGCTCGGCACGTCCTCCATCGCCTGGCGGCGCGCGCTGCCGACGCTGGCGTCCGCCCCGGGGATCGACCTGGTGGCGGTGGCCGGCCGCAGCCCGGAGAAGACCGGGCGGTTCGCCGCCCGCTTCGGCTGCGAGGCATCCGCCCCCGAGGCCCTGCTGGAGCGCGACGACCTCGACGCGGTGTACATCTCGCTGCCCACCTCCCTGCACCACGCCTGGACGGCCGAGGCACTGCGCGCGGGCAAGCACGTCCTGGTCGAGAAGCCGATCGCGGTCGACGCGGCCGAGGCGCGTGACCTGGTGCGCCTTGCCGAGGCCCGCGACCTGGTGCTCCGCGAGAACTTCATGTTCCTGCACCACCCGCAGCACAGCGCCGTGGCGGACCTGCTGGCGAAGGGGCGGCTCGGTGAGCCGAGCGCGCTGCACAGCGCGTTCTGCATCCCGCCGCTGCCGCCGGACGACATCCGGTACGTGGCGGAGCTGGGCGGCGGTGCTCTGCTCGACGTCGGGGTCTACCCGCTGCGGGCGGCCTGCCTGCTGCTGGGCGGCGGGCTCCGGGTGGCGGGGGCCACGCTGCGCACCCGGGCGTCGGACGGGCTCGACCTGTCGGGTCAGGCGCTGCTGGTCTCCCCCTCGGGGGTGCTGGCCGACATCGGTTTCGGATTCGAGCACAGCTATCGGTCGTCGTACTCGCTCTGGGGCGACCGGGCCCGGCTCACGGTGGACCGGGCCTTCACTCCGCCTCCCGCGTACCAGCCGACGCTGGTGCTGGAGGAGCAGGACCATGTGGAGCACTTCACGTTGCCTGCGGCGGACCAACTGCGGCGCTGCTTCACCGACTTCGCCGAGGCGGTCCGGACCGGCGGCGCGGCGTCCGCTCCCGAGGAGATCCGCCGGCGCGACGACGCGGTGGCCTGCATGGAGCTGGTCGACGCGATCCGTGAACAGGCGCTGCGCGTGCCGGTCGCCGACCGCCCTTGA